The Ralstonia pickettii DTP0602 genome segment GGCGGACGCGCCCTGCAGGTCGCGCCCGACGCTGTCGACGGTGCGCATCACGGTGCCGTTCGGGTTGGCCAGCTCCTGCGTCAGGCGCCGGGTCGATTCCAGCGTGGCGTTCAGGTTCTCGGTGACTTTCGGCAGCCGGTTCGTGGCCGGCGCCAGCGAAGCCGAGAGCTGCGAGTAATCCTCGGCGGTCTTGCGCACCGAGCGGATCGCCGCCATCAGCTCGGCGCGGTTGGCGGTCTGGAACATGTCGTTGAGCGAGGACAGCAGCGTCTCGGCCTGGGTCAGCAGCGTGTCGCCGCGCTTCTCCAGCTCCTCGAAGAAGCCGGGGCGCATGGCGATGCGCGCCGGCGCCTTGGGCGAGGTGGCCAGCGGCGGCGAGGTCGCGGAGCCGTCGTGCGCGGCGGAGTCATCGAGCTGCACGTATGCGATCCCGGTCACGCCCTGGAAGCCCAGCGTGGCATAGGTGGTGCGCGTAATCGGCGTGTCCTTGTTGACGCTGATGCGCACAATGATCTGGCCTGGCACCTGCGGATCGAACTTGATCGATTCGACCTTGCCCACCGCCAGGCCACGGTACTTCACGTCCGCCTGCGGGCCCAGCCCGTTGACGGTGGAGCGGGTGATCAGGTCATACGGCACGCGCACCGCGTGGTCGCTGCTGAACCAGAAGATCGCGAACATGACCAGCACGGCCAGGCCGATCGTGAACACGCCCGCGAGGAATGCGTTTGACTTGTTTTCCATCATGCTTCTCCAGAGGGCGCCGCATCCGGCCGCGCGGGGTGTGCGGACTGCGCGGACTGCCCTGGCTGCTGCAGCGCCTGCAGGGCGCGCTGGGCACGCTCGCCCAGGAAATACTCGCGGATGAAGGGGTGGTCCACCTTCACCACTTCGGGGATCGGCGCCGCGGCCACCAGCTTGTGGTCGGCCAGCACTGCGACGCGGTCGGACAGCGCCACCAGCGTGTCCAGGTCATGCGTAATCATCACCACCGTGAGGCCCAGTTCGCGGCGAAGTTCCCGGATCAGCGCGACATAATCGTCCGAGGCCATCGGGTCCAGCCCCGCGGTGGGCTCGTCCAGGAACAGCAGCTCGGGCTCCAGCGCCAGTGCGCGCGCCAGCGCCACGCGCTTGATCATGCCGCCGGACAGGTCCGACGGCATCTTGTCCGCATCGCGCGCGGACAGGCCTACCAGCTGCAGCTTGAGCAGGGCCGCGCGGCAGATCAGGTTGTCGGGCAGCGCACGCAGCTCGCGCAGCGGCAGCGCGATATTGTCGATCACCGACAGCGCCGAGAACAGCGCGCCGCGCTGGAACTGCAGGCCCCAGCGGTTGCGCAGCGCCTGCAGCTGCGCCGCGTTCAGCCGGCGTGGCTCTTCGCCGAACACGCGGATGGTGCCCGAGGTGGGCCGCTCCAGCCCGACGATCTGGCGCAGGAGCACGGTCTTGCCGCTGCCCGAGCCGCCGACGATCGACAGCACCTCGTCGCGGTAGACGTCCAGGTCGATGCCGTCGTGCACCACGACCTTGCCGAAGCGCTTGACCAGGTTGCGCACCTCGATCACCGGCGTGGGCTTCGGTTGCGAGGCTTGCGAGGGGGCTTGCGAGGCGGGCGGCAAGGAACTCATATGCCCACGTCCTTGAACAGGATCGCAATCACCGCGTCGGCCAGGATCACGATGGTGATCGAGGTCACCACCGAGGCGGTCGTGCCTTCGCCCAGGCTCTGCGTGTTGGGCTTGATGCGCAGCCCGAAGTGGCACGCCGTCAGCGCGATCAGGATGCCGAACACCACGCCCTTGCCCAGCCCCAGCCACAGGTTGGCCACCGGCA includes the following:
- a CDS encoding ABC transporter permease (K02067: ABC.X1.S; putative ABC transport system substrate-binding protein), translated to MMENKSNAFLAGVFTIGLAVLVMFAIFWFSSDHAVRVPYDLITRSTVNGLGPQADVKYRGLAVGKVESIKFDPQVPGQIIVRISVNKDTPITRTTYATLGFQGVTGIAYVQLDDSAAHDGSATSPPLATSPKAPARIAMRPGFFEELEKRGDTLLTQAETLLSSLNDMFQTANRAELMAAIRSVRKTAEDYSQLSASLAPATNRLPKVTENLNATLESTRRLTQELANPNGTVMRTVDSVGRDLQGASASVQSAAGTFSQETLPQLNGLARDARQTARTFERAAGQFNESPNSVLFGVPTPTPGPGEPGFSTP
- a CDS encoding sulfate ABC transporter ATP-binding protein (K02065: ABC.X1.A; putative ABC transport system ATP-binding protein) codes for the protein MSSLPPASQAPSQASQPKPTPVIEVRNLVKRFGKVVVHDGIDLDVYRDEVLSIVGGSGSGKTVLLRQIVGLERPTSGTIRVFGEEPRRLNAAQLQALRNRWGLQFQRGALFSALSVIDNIALPLRELRALPDNLICRAALLKLQLVGLSARDADKMPSDLSGGMIKRVALARALALEPELLFLDEPTAGLDPMASDDYVALIRELRRELGLTVVMITHDLDTLVALSDRVAVLADHKLVAAAPIPEVVKVDHPFIREYFLGERAQRALQALQQPGQSAQSAHPARPDAAPSGEA